One window from the genome of Diospyros lotus cultivar Yz01 chromosome 11, ASM1463336v1, whole genome shotgun sequence encodes:
- the LOC127812852 gene encoding B3 domain-containing protein REM9-like, producing the protein MEGRYLESGWTDFVNHHELNVGVLLVFRHEGDLVFDVMVFDPNGCERAYQPLHVKDEVDDSKDSQESPEPIKDETRSEEIVNSPLHAHPRSVKSSSTGTYPYFVATLKCYTFLSHRLHIPVQFARLHGLCYRNCEMIIMDNEQRSWQVSLGHNYYGRIYIGKGWKVFCAAKYLKEGETIRFELIENGKKPVMVFHRSENGPKMAHPKVGSPVKCGPQCFTATLTRALLKFGQLHMPMNFTRLNGLSKYSEMTIVDPKRRKWTVSLRKSNSNCAGRIFIGKGWSGLVKANGIKGGDVIKLEIIKAGRALMMNFRIQSDPKSAGIPTLLSMAASSSSSSRARIPPAKPQFFQPLLPGFHNGLSIPLSFLKHLSTVANCGCAWLRTSLGKWEVTFNGRSFGSAGWTDFVNRHDLNVGDFLIFRHEGDLVFDVMAFDPSACEKEFQPLTIKNEPNKSSSHCQGNSEPADDSTRSTEGTKRTKGSSVDCVTLYFIANVTKSQLRNGELCVPKSFARMNGMSKKSRVTIIDERQRQWTLSLKRYEVWDRVYISKGWRSLAITNELKVGDAIKLEIIQGGKPLMMNFSVHSRSV; encoded by the exons ATGGAAGGCCGGTATCTTGAGTCCGGTTGGACGGATTTTGTAAACCACCACGAGTTGAATGTGGGTGTTTTATTGGTATTCAGGCATGAAGGAGACTTGGTGTTTGATGTAATGGTATTTGATCCAAATGGCTGCGAGAGAGCATATCAACCTTTGCATGTTAAGGATGAGGTAGATGATTCAAAGGACAGTCAAGAAAGCCCAGAGCCTATCAAGGACGAAACCC GGTCGGAGGAGATCGTTAACAGTCCACTTCATGCTCATCCTAGATCAGTAAAGTCGTCTTCCACAGGGACTTATCCTTATTTTGTTGCAACTCTGAAGTGCTACACTTTTCTGAGCCATCGATTG CACATCCCAGTTCAATTTGCCAGGTTACATGGCCTTTGCTACAGAAACTGTGAGATGATTATCATGGATAATGAACAAAGGTCATGGCAAGTGAGTTTAGGGCACAATTATTATGGCCGAATTTACATTGGAAAAGGTTGGAAAGTATTCTGTGCTGCAAAATACCTCAAAGAAGGAGAGACTATACGCTTTGAGCTTATTGAAAATGGGAAGAAGCCTGTAATGGTTTTCCACA GGTCAGAAAATGGTCCTAAGATGGCACATCCAAAAGTGGGAAGTCCTGTAAAATGCGGGCCACAGTGTTTTACTGCCACTCTAACTCGAGCTCTACTGAAGTTTGGTCAATTG CATATGCCAATGAACTTTACAAGGTTGAATGGACTAAGCAAGTACAGCGAAATGACCATCGTAGATCCAAAACGACGAAAATGGACAGTGTCACTGAGGAAAAGTAATTCCAATTGTGCAGGCAGGATCTTCATAGGAAAGGGTTGGAGTGGATTGGTTAAAGCAAATGGAATAAAAGGAGGAGATGTTATCAAGCTAGAGATCATCAAAGCAGGGAGGGCGCTAATGATGAACTTCAGGATTCAAA GTGACCCGAAATCTGCAGGAA TTCCAACCCTATTGTCAATGGCtgcttcatcatcatcatcatcaagagCAAGAATCCCTCCAGCTAAACCCCAGTTCTTCCAGCCCCTCCTTCCAGGCTTCCACAATGGTCTT TCGATCCCTCTTTCTTTCCTCAAACACTTGAGCACAGTGGCGAACTGTGGCTGTGCCTGGCTGAGAACCAGTCTAGGAAAGTGGGAAGTGACGTTCAACGGGCGGTCCTTCGGGTCGGCCGGTTGGACGGATTTTGTAAACCGCCACGATCTGAATGTGGGCGATTTCTTGATATTTAGGCACGAAGGAGACTTGGTGTTCGATGTCATGGCATTTGATCCAAGTGCGTGTGAAAAAGAGTTTCAGCCTTTGACAATCAAAAACGAGCCAAATAAATCATCAAGCCACTGTCAAGGAAACTCAGAGCCTGCCGATGACTCAACCC GGTCGACAGAGGGAACCAAGAGAACGAAAGGGAGTTCTGTAGACTGCGTTACCCTGTATTTCATCGCCAATGTAACTAAATCTCAACTCAGGAACGGTGAACTG TGTGTTCCCAAGTCCTTTGCAAGGATGAATGGCATGAGCAAGAAGTCCAGAGTGACCATTATAGATGAAAGACAGCGTCAATGGACACTGTCGTTGAAGAGATATGAGGTGTGGGATAGGGTGTACATTTCAAAGGGTTGGAGAAGCCTTGCTATAACAAATGAACTTAAGGTAGGAGATGCCATCAAGCTTGAAATCATTCAAGGAGGGAAGCCATTAATGATGAACTTCAGTGTCCATA GTCGATCAGTGTGA